In a single window of the Littorina saxatilis isolate snail1 linkage group LG3, US_GU_Lsax_2.0, whole genome shotgun sequence genome:
- the LOC138962430 gene encoding uncharacterized protein isoform X1: MLHITTEVGKVGKKERERRHYPQVHNLPSVPMYKAQGRLFIPHNYGTNMEWVPHGQYIEPEVTESGPDWSSRLRYIPDPENPEYPAAEIWPNNWRSMRPYPSMCVLSDTVFPDLDDNNNNNDNDNNNSDGTNSVAYNNCEFSFEEPAASKNVTFQQRVSEASHQCKPPYEWPEESIEEYLQKCFLGDRGKRKGIWTYKRSDKEWLLDPGLTKVGLRCTFNGEHKATSTSESELTHSMLLGKGRPENMIDKRNEMTEASPGDKSYQAAEYSPSFHKLGCTRPLTRYGPARSMHTPDTFIPLMPLFEKSREPYVQKEKGRQVQKEIDEVRRLEAWKPATPLIQTIPVIEDKKCRENSAREKKKRTARKVTASRTTNASKETIQKKVDPSSMYFLEAS, translated from the exons AGCGTGAACGCCGCCACTACCCCCAAGTTCACAACCTACCAAGTGTACCGATGTACAAGGCACAAGGGCGCCTGTTCATTCCACACAACTATGGCACAAACATGGAATGGGTGCCACACGGCCAGTACATTGAGCCGGAGGTCACTGA GTCTGGTCCAGACTGGTCTTCAAGACTACGCTACATTCCTGACCCAGAAAATCCAGAGTACCCTGCAGCTGAAATATGGCCCAATAACTGGCGTAGTATGAGACCATACCCCT CTATGTGTGTTCTTAGTGATACTGTATTCCCGGATCttgatgacaacaacaacaacaacgataatgacaacaacaactctGATGGGACTAACAGTGTCGCATACAACAATTGTGAATTTTCATTTGAAGAGCCTGCTGCTTCAAAGAATGTAACATTTCAACAGCGAGTCTCAGAGGCCAGTCATCAGTGTAAACCACCATATGAATGGCCTGAAG AGAGTATAGAAGAATACCTGCAGAAATGTTTCTTGGGCGATCGAGGCAAGAGGAAGGGGATAT GGACATACAAACGCAGTGACAAGGAGTGGCTGCTGGACCCAGGCCTGACCAAGGTGGGGCTGCGCTGTACGTTTAACGGAGAGCACAAGGCCACGTCCACGTCAGAGAGCGAGCTCACTCACTCCATGCTGCTAGGCAAGGGACGACCTG AGAACATGATTGACAAGCGCAACGAGATGACTGAGGCATCCCCAGGCGACAAGAGTTACCAGGCCGCTGAGTACTCTCCCAGCTTTCACAAGCTGGGCTGTACCCGCCCCCTCACCAGATATGG CCCTGCACGCTCAATGCACACTCCTGACACCTTTATACCTCTTATGCCGCTCTTCGAAAAATCCAG AGAACCCTATGTACAGAAAGAGAAGGGGCGACAGGTACAAAAAGAAATAGACGAAGTGAGACGACTGGAAGCATGGAAACCCGCCACTCCCTTGATACAGACCATTCCCGTTATTGAAGACAAGAA ATGTAGAGAGAACTCTgcgagagaaaagaaaaagagaacggCAAGGAAAGTGACAGCAAGCAGGACCACCAATGCCTCAAAAGAAACGATTCAAAAGAAAGTGGACCCGTCGTCAATGTACTTTTTGGAAGCATCTTGA
- the LOC138962430 gene encoding uncharacterized protein isoform X2, which yields MLHITTEVGKVGKKERERRHYPQVHNLPSVPMYKAQGRLFIPHNYGTNMEWVPHGQYIEPEVTESGPDWSSRLRYIPDPENPEYPAAEIWPNNWRSMRPYPSMCVLSDTVFPDLDDNNNNNDNDNNNSDGTNSVAYNNCEFSFEEPAASKNVTFQQRVSEASHQCKPPYEWPEESIEEYLQKCFLGDRGKRKGIWTYKRSDKEWLLDPGLTKVGLRCTFNGEHKATSTSESELTHSMLLGKGRPENMIDKRNEMTEASPGDKSYQAAEYSPSFHKLGCTRPLTRYGPARSMHTPDTFIPLMPLFEKSREPYVQKEKGRQVQKEIDEVRRLEAWKPATPLIQTIPVIEDKKKPT from the exons AGCGTGAACGCCGCCACTACCCCCAAGTTCACAACCTACCAAGTGTACCGATGTACAAGGCACAAGGGCGCCTGTTCATTCCACACAACTATGGCACAAACATGGAATGGGTGCCACACGGCCAGTACATTGAGCCGGAGGTCACTGA GTCTGGTCCAGACTGGTCTTCAAGACTACGCTACATTCCTGACCCAGAAAATCCAGAGTACCCTGCAGCTGAAATATGGCCCAATAACTGGCGTAGTATGAGACCATACCCCT CTATGTGTGTTCTTAGTGATACTGTATTCCCGGATCttgatgacaacaacaacaacaacgataatgacaacaacaactctGATGGGACTAACAGTGTCGCATACAACAATTGTGAATTTTCATTTGAAGAGCCTGCTGCTTCAAAGAATGTAACATTTCAACAGCGAGTCTCAGAGGCCAGTCATCAGTGTAAACCACCATATGAATGGCCTGAAG AGAGTATAGAAGAATACCTGCAGAAATGTTTCTTGGGCGATCGAGGCAAGAGGAAGGGGATAT GGACATACAAACGCAGTGACAAGGAGTGGCTGCTGGACCCAGGCCTGACCAAGGTGGGGCTGCGCTGTACGTTTAACGGAGAGCACAAGGCCACGTCCACGTCAGAGAGCGAGCTCACTCACTCCATGCTGCTAGGCAAGGGACGACCTG AGAACATGATTGACAAGCGCAACGAGATGACTGAGGCATCCCCAGGCGACAAGAGTTACCAGGCCGCTGAGTACTCTCCCAGCTTTCACAAGCTGGGCTGTACCCGCCCCCTCACCAGATATGG CCCTGCACGCTCAATGCACACTCCTGACACCTTTATACCTCTTATGCCGCTCTTCGAAAAATCCAG AGAACCCTATGTACAGAAAGAGAAGGGGCGACAGGTACAAAAAGAAATAGACGAAGTGAGACGACTGGAAGCATGGAAACCCGCCACTCCCTTGATACAGACCATTCCCGTTATTGAAGACAAGAA GAAACCTACATAA
- the LOC138962430 gene encoding uncharacterized protein isoform X3, with protein sequence MLHITTEVGKVGKKERERRHYPQVHNLPSVPMYKAQGRLFIPHNYGTNMEWVPHGQYIEPEVTESGPDWSSRLRYIPDPENPEYPAAEIWPNNWRSMRPYPWTYKRSDKEWLLDPGLTKVGLRCTFNGEHKATSTSESELTHSMLLGKGRPENMIDKRNEMTEASPGDKSYQAAEYSPSFHKLGCTRPLTRYGPARSMHTPDTFIPLMPLFEKSREPYVQKEKGRQVQKEIDEVRRLEAWKPATPLIQTIPVIEDKKCRENSAREKKKRTARKVTASRTTNASKETIQKKVDPSSMYFLEAS encoded by the exons AGCGTGAACGCCGCCACTACCCCCAAGTTCACAACCTACCAAGTGTACCGATGTACAAGGCACAAGGGCGCCTGTTCATTCCACACAACTATGGCACAAACATGGAATGGGTGCCACACGGCCAGTACATTGAGCCGGAGGTCACTGA GTCTGGTCCAGACTGGTCTTCAAGACTACGCTACATTCCTGACCCAGAAAATCCAGAGTACCCTGCAGCTGAAATATGGCCCAATAACTGGCGTAGTATGAGACCATACCCCT GGACATACAAACGCAGTGACAAGGAGTGGCTGCTGGACCCAGGCCTGACCAAGGTGGGGCTGCGCTGTACGTTTAACGGAGAGCACAAGGCCACGTCCACGTCAGAGAGCGAGCTCACTCACTCCATGCTGCTAGGCAAGGGACGACCTG AGAACATGATTGACAAGCGCAACGAGATGACTGAGGCATCCCCAGGCGACAAGAGTTACCAGGCCGCTGAGTACTCTCCCAGCTTTCACAAGCTGGGCTGTACCCGCCCCCTCACCAGATATGG CCCTGCACGCTCAATGCACACTCCTGACACCTTTATACCTCTTATGCCGCTCTTCGAAAAATCCAG AGAACCCTATGTACAGAAAGAGAAGGGGCGACAGGTACAAAAAGAAATAGACGAAGTGAGACGACTGGAAGCATGGAAACCCGCCACTCCCTTGATACAGACCATTCCCGTTATTGAAGACAAGAA ATGTAGAGAGAACTCTgcgagagaaaagaaaaagagaacggCAAGGAAAGTGACAGCAAGCAGGACCACCAATGCCTCAAAAGAAACGATTCAAAAGAAAGTGGACCCGTCGTCAATGTACTTTTTGGAAGCATCTTGA